The Macrotis lagotis isolate mMagLag1 unplaced genomic scaffold, bilby.v1.9.chrom.fasta BILBYCTG040, whole genome shotgun sequence genomic interval GAATTTGGGAGAAGGGGGCACTGTGGGACTTTGCAGCTGGAGAAAACTCTAGTTTTCCTGCCATGTCTTTAATGAGGAGATCTTGAGAGTCATTAGAGGGTCAGGCGGATAGAAGGACAGTCACTCATTGTGTTCTGAGAAACCCTTCTTGTAGCATGGGTTGGGAGGAGACTGGGTGCCTGGCCTTGAAGGATGGGTCTTCTTGGCAGCTGTGGGGGTTTTGCTCCTGGCTCTGTTGGTCTCCTCAGGAGACAGACAAGAGAAAGGCAGGAGATGCAGGGCCAGGGACATATCCCCCTGCCTGGAAGGGTCCCATATTTCCTCTAGGAGTGAAactctcaaaggaaaaaatgttccTTCAGGTTCATGAGCCCCCAGCAGTGATTCAGAGATCTACCCATCAGCCATCAGGTGTTTGGGTTTGCCCTTTGGCCAGGTGCAGGTGTGCACTAGACCTGGCAGTCAAAGGCCCGGGAATGTCCTTGGACATCTCATTGCTACTGTGCAGAGAGTTCCCTGCTCCTGCTGTGGGGGCACTGGGcagttattttcttctccctcataCTCCCACCCCTCAAACAAATCTTGGATTCCTCTTGATGGCTATAGAAAGTTGATGCTTCTGTGAGAAGGAGGTAGGTGCTGAGCCATGGGGTGAAGTTAGCTCCACGCAGCTGCATAGCAGGTCACCAAGACTGGGGAGTCCAGGCTGGGGGGCTTTTAAACTGCCAAATGACTGGGTTCCCCCAAGGAGAAGATAGAGCTCTTCTATCTTTGAGAACTCTCCAGACATGCTGGGTACAGGGTCTTCTGTCCTCTCATGTTGTTGTTCTTTGTGTCTCTGCAGGGGGTCATCTCTGAATGGAGCCAAGCCTTGGACATGAAAAAGGCCAGTGAAGAAAGCCTGGGCCCTTGGGCCACAGGTGGGGCCCAGGCACCTCACCCAAGATGTCAGGTGCTAAGGGCACAATGCCCTACAGGACTTTGAACTTTGCCAGGGTTCTGTGCAGGCCTCTGGAGTCCCTGTGATATGTGTTTCAAAGCAGATTGACCCTGAATTCTTCTAAAATCTTCCTAAAATCAGGACCGTGAAATAACTCTGAAAATTTAGCACATGAATCTCGGTCCAAATCAAGACTGGTATCCCCGGACCACCCCTAAGAACATGAGCAGATGTTGAGGGGGCCTTTCCATCTTCAGGGATGCCCATTTGTCTGCAATCTCCATGATCTCAGTTTGAACACTGGGAAACTCTACAATTGCCAGGCCTCCTTTCTTCCAGTTGATCAGAGAGGGAGCCCAATCTCCTGGCCCCCTCCCCACCTGCTTGGCTTCTAGGATGGAGCTAAAGGTGAGCTGAATTTCTGGACCATTCCCCTTTTCAAGGCTGCCCAAGTCTGTATAATGTGCATGGTCTGGGCAGGAAAGGCCAGCAGTGACTAGTTCTCTGTATCCCTGCAAGATGTCATTTCCACCATGGGTTCAgactcccccaacagaaggcaccACCCAGGCAGtaacatgttttttctttccttttttaaaggtttcatttatatatttatttatctatttattcatccatttatttatttttctatcaattaattaattattaattaattaattcatttatttaatttcatctgtGTGTACTTAAATATTTCCATGTGACAAAGTTTcactccaccctcccttcccaccccccctccacTCAGTTGGGAACAGATAGGTTAGGCTTTTACATccatattttgtcaaacatatttgcaaattagaagtttttggcatgaggaatgaggactaagggaaagagatacataagagatgccTTTCCCAAAGTGTTCAGATTTGGTAGGGCTGGAATTTTCCCTgtgctgtgttttgttttgtttttcttcctctggtcgGGGACACAATAGTCCATACTCTGTCAAATATgattgccctagctctctggactgggAAGAGGGACGGCTTCCATCCAGGAGGACCATCTCACAATGTGCTTGTTCCCGTCTACACTGTTCTCTCGGCTCCGCTCTATTCGGTCAGCATCTCCATGTTTCCCTAGAGTCCAAACATTGattgtttcttacagaacaataatattccatagtattcatggaccatgacttgtttagccatttcccagtgGATGGGCATCCAGGGAAGAGACTTAGAATCTTTCCAGATCATGTATCCCTTCCTTTGGATGCTCTTTGCCATGCGGCCCATCCATACCAGCCTTCTGGAGGGGAAGAAGCTGGAGAAGACAGAGAAGCCCCCGGGCTACATGACATCCTGGGGAAGGCCCAGTTAGCAGCCACCAAACTGGAAGTGTCAGACCAGGGAGACCCCAACCCAGCTCGAAGCACACTCCCATTGTCTCCTCTCCTGCTGACTCTTGCCAGCCTGCAGGAACAGCCTTTCCTGAAGCGTCCCCCAGGAAGTTCCCCTCCTCCCACATTTGATCGTATTCTGACCTGGGGGAAATGCACCCAGGCTGTAATCTTGACCCTCAATTATCAGTAGGTGTCTCTCAGGTAAAAAGGGAGAATTAGGGAGATGGGGGTGGTGTTGTGGGGCTTTGCAATTGGAGGAAACTAACATGTCTTCGATGTCCTAAATGAAGTGACCATGAAAATGATCAGAGGGTCAGGAAGAGAGAAGGACAGCCACCCATTGTCTTCTAAGGAACCTTCCTTTTGGCATGGGTGGGATTGTTCCTGGGGTCTGGCCTTGCAGGAGGGGTCTTCTTGGATGCTGTGGGGGCTTCACTCCCATCCCTGTTGATCTTCTCAGGAGACAGACAAGAGAAAGGCAGGAATTGCAGTCGTCTAGTCCTAGAGGAGCTCCCTCTTTCCTCCAGGTGTGAAGCCCCCAAAGGAAAAGttggtacttcaggttcatgagTCAGAGATCTTCCCATCAGCCATCACCTGGGTGCTTCTTGCTATCTGGCCAGGTTTAGGTGTGCACTGGAGCTGCCAGTAGAAGGCCCAGGACTTGTCGCCATACAGCACTTCTTCTGTGGGGACACTTTCCTGCCTCTGAGCActtactttctcttccccctTGTCCTCCCAATCCCCACAAATACAACCTAGATATGTCTTGGTGGCTACAGAGGGTCGATGCTTCCTAAAGAAGGAGGTGGGTGCTGAGGCCTGCTCCAGGCAGCTGCAGAGCAGGGGAGTCCAGATTGGGGTGCTTCTACACAGCCTCCTGACTGGGTTCACCCCACCATCTGTAGAGGACCAAGCTCTCTTTTCTTTGGGGAGAACAGTCCTGAACTGGATACAGGGCCTTCCATCCCCTCATGCTGTTATTTGTGTCTCTGCAGGGAGTGCTTTCTGGGATGGGTCCAGCCTCCCACAGAAGGACCAGTGGAGGTCTCAGCTCGGGGTTCAGAGGCGGGGCCCAGAAACCTCACCTTGAATGTCAGGCTTGATGTTGGGGGCATAGGGCCCTACAGGATAGTGGGCTCTGAGCCATCCTCTGGAGTTCCCATGATGCGTGATTTCAAGAAGCTGCATTTGCAAGTGCCACCTTCCCCCTAACACCTGGAACATGAAATGATTCTAAAATTCCAGGACATGAGTCTCTGTCCAAATCTGGACTGATATTCTCAATGTCCTGCTATGGAACTTGACCAGACATTGGCTCCCCTGATCTCAGCAATCTCCTTGATCTCAGTTTTACTGCAAAATGAGTGAAATGTTGCCATTTTCTCGGCTGCCATCCTGCAAGGTGAGCATTGGGTGAACCCTTTCTCCTGGACTCCTCCTCACTTAATTGGCTTGCAGAGTGGGGTCTAATTGGAGGAGAAATTTCCTCTTCAGGCCTCCCCAAGTCTCTCTGATATATGAAATCCCtgaaagaaaactttataaaGTCATTTCATTTACCTCTTTTCTGGTGGTTGAGGAGAAAAGGGGCCCCTCCCCACTTTATTAGGTCTTAGTGTGGGGTGTTGTCCAGGCACCTGAAGGCCTCTGCTTGGGACACTCAAACAGGAAGGGACATCATTGTATGTGTTCAGTGTTCCTGCCACAATATCAGTACAGTCTTGATTTACCATGGCTCTTGGAAACTTTGACTAACTCACTTCTACAGAGACTTCATTAAGGGTGCAGGGATTTCTCTTTGATCTttagaggatatatatatatatatatatatatatacacagagagagagagagtgagagagtgagagagagaaaatatttgttttgatCATTTTTAATGTTGAACCTAGCTTCAAAATTATTCTACTGCATAAGTTTCCTGAAGAGTTCAGACTGGGTTCAGGGATGTCCCACTGCCTGTGGATTGCTAAGAAGACATCAGTCCCACTGCAGGCTCCCTGGTCCACCCACAGCCTGGTTTTTGGAGTTCCCCAGTAAGGTTGATGGGTACTTCTGCCCTGCCCTTCTCTTGGAGCTTCCCCCTGCCTCCTTGTGTCCCATCTGTCAGATATACTTCTGTCCTTGTCCCTGCCCTAGTGATGTGACCTCAGAATGCTGCCTGCCTCctatcctcttctctccctcccatacACCTAAtgattcctttctttctgtcaaaATTGCAGACCTTTCATGGAGCTCCCCAATGACATCAAGTACCTTGTCTTCTGTCCACTGGGATGCTGGGAGTTCACCTGGAATCACCATGATATCAGTGTCAAAGACAAAGCTTCATTCCTCCACCCCATTCCCCCAGAATGGTGTCCTGTGTAAATACAGTgagtctttccccagccctgtcTGGTGGACACTGACTATGACCATATCAGACCTCAAACAGTTGTCTCTGTGTTATATGGACTGTACAATAATAGTAGAAGAATGAGTAGATAAAGAGAGTGGTCCTGGAGCCATCCTCTGATCCCTCATCCACCCCCAAGCACCAGTATCATCCCCTTTAAAAGGTAGATTTGAGGTGCCTAGATTGGCCCAGGGAAAGAGAGCTCCCAGCTTGGCCCAGGGAATCCACTAGTATCTCTGAGGAAGGTGGTTGGCCATTGTCACTCTGATGGCTGCAGGGTACCATCTGGTGCTGGCAGGAAGACATCCATGCCATCTTCTGCATCAAGTGAGCAGGTTGGGGGATGGCTCTTACTGGCATCtgtgggaaagaggaaggagaccTAGTGGCCTGGTAGCTGGAGATCAAACTCTGTTCTGCTccagttgtttcaataggaaagtttgaaagtcccctctttctttttttttttcagtttttgaaagGAAGATTTATTTAACAAGTTTCACTTAGCGCAATACACCTAAAAGGAAATCACAATACAATGAAAGATTTAAATCAAGGCCTCAGAATTTAATACAAACACCAAGACCAAATCCTAGAGTATCCTTATTGCATCTCAAAATTGTCcccattaacttaaaaaaaaagcttaaacgTACGTGCCTTACAGGATAGTAAATGAAATAAACTAGAACAAACATGCCAAATGTTTCACTTTTGAATCACAGACACAGCtcctatatttattttacaaaaaagcaTGTCTCCCAACATGAATCTCAAACGGTGTTCCATGTAATGTCGTATAAGAGCAACATTTAACATAATTGAAACTGCTTTAACCTAAATACGCTTACTGCTTAAGTACACTCCTACAACATAACTACCTTGAGAAAAGCTGAAATTGTTTAACAGTTATAGATTTTACTCAACTTGGTTATTACATCCTAGATGAACGTTTTGCTGTGTTCAAAAATACTGAACctgaagttttaaaaacaatCCTGATTTCACTTACAGTAAGCATAAATCACAAGCTTGTATTGCAAAACTGTTAAACTtcgttttttgtttgttttttttctttaaaaaaagttgacCAAGAGTCAGTGATCAGGATTACATTCCCCATCCACCACTCATACTGGACATGCCAGACATCCCTCCCATTCCGTTCACTCCCATAGATGCATGGCTCCCACTACTGTAGTAGCTGCTGTTCAATGCTTCTTGCCTCCCTATGCAATGTTTGATTGAAAATCACTCGAGTTTTCCTGTAAAACTTGGTCATATCTGCTCATGCTGCTTTGACCACCGTAGCCTCCTCTGTAACCCCCACTCAGCTGCTGGCTAGCTGGACCACCGTAACTGGACTGGTTTGACAAGCCCATGTCTCCCATCATTTGGCTACCATAAGCACCACCACTTGCTCCTGCTGTAGAATTCAAGAAGAGTTCTACATATCTGTGCTCGTAAGCACCACTGCTTGCTCCTGCTGTAGAATTCAAGAAGAGTTCTACATATCTGTGCTGCatatttgctttctcttttgaCATAGCCGCCACAGCATCTTCATGAGTAGCAAATTCAACATCTGATTCTCCAGTCACTCTGCCATCAGGTCCAATTTCAATGTGTACTCGAACAGGGTTGAGTgttgagaaaaaattgtaaatatcaTTTTCAGTACCTCTGTAAGGTAATCCTCTCATGTGCACACAGTGGCCTGTTGTACTCTGGAAAGTGGACCCACCATCTCCATATCTATGATCAGACATTCCTGAAAAACAGTAattgaggtctcttccaaatctATCCGACCCAAAGCCATATCCATCATTATATCCATTATAGTCATCATAGCCTCCATAACCTCTACCATAGGCACCTCGTCTCATTCTTTCAAACCCAGCTCCTCTACCAATGCTGTTATAGCCTCTGCCAGCCCTAGGCCTATCATAAGGACCTGGTCGCTGCATAGCCATTAGCTTTCGAGGAGGATCATAATGAGTACGAACTTCTGCCCGGCTACTCTTGAAGATTTCAATGTACCTGTGCCCTATTCTTTCCTTGTGTTTCTTTAGAGCCTTTTCAGCTATTTCCTGTGAAGCAAACTGCACTAAGGCCTCCCCCGTACTCCTCCCCTGGAAGTCCACCAGCAATGTTATCCCATTTGGCATTATTTCCAACcctgaaaaaaactgaacaatttCTTCCTTGCTACAGCCAAATGGGAGTCCTCTAAGGCGTACAAAGCCATCATTGGCAGTGTCAGGACTATTTGGACCAGTATGCTTCAACACCCAATCCATTTCAGCGTTGTTTGACTTGAATACTTCAACATATCTGTGTCCCATAGTTTCTCTGTCCTTTTTCAGTGCCAATTTGACTTCATCTTCTGATTCAAGTTCAACAAATGCTTCTCCACTTGGTCTGCCTTCCCGGGTATAGATGAAGCGAATGCCTGATGCcccattttgaattttgcattctGAGAAGAAGCATTGGACTTCATTGGCCAAACAGGACCAGGGCAAGCCCCGGACCTTCACCACGAAGCCTTCTCCGCATTCGGTGCTCAGCATCATCTTCTCTGGTCAGCAGGGGTGGCTTGATACTTGACTTCGGCGTGGCTacgaagaaataaaaaatggaaagtcCCCTcattcattgaaaatccatcttttcccctgatagtgGATGCtgacttttgctgggtagttgattctcgatttTAAACCAAGATCATTGGCTTCCTGGAAGATCGTATTCCAATGCCTAGGAGCCCTtcatgtagatgctgccagatcctgtgtaatcctgactctagagccacgGGAGTTGAATTGTTTGTGGCTCAGAGCTGGTAGTATTTTCTCTGTGACTGGGAGTTTGCAAATTTggttgtaatattcctggaagtttttctttggggatcactttcaggaggtgactggtgaattttcccactttctttttaccctctgcttctaggatgtcagggcaattttgccatattattattattactttttgttttagaaaggttttaattattttgtgtttaaCTATCCCCCCCAATCGTGcttccttcccccatctcccacagaaggtagtATGTTATTCTTTGCATCAATCGCATAggatgcattgatctaagttgaatgtgatgagagagaaatcatatccttaagcaagAAACATGTAGTATGTGATTTAGCAGAATTAGATAATAagatcatgttttttaaaaattaacgaTAGTAGTCATTGGTCCTTTTCcaagctccacagttctttctccagatacagatggtattctccattacagaaagcccaaaattgtccctggttgttacacttatggaatgagcaagttcatcaatgttgatcatcacccccatcttgctgttaggaCATGAAATGTTCTTCcacttctgctcatctcattcagcaccAGTTcttgcagatccttccaggcctccctgaattcccatccctcttggtttctaagagaaaaatagtgttccatgacatacatataccacagttttttcagtcattcctcagttgatgaacattccctcagtttccatctctTTTTCACCACcagcagagctgctatgaacattgttgtacaggtgatgtttttaccctttttcatcatctctttaggttATGggcccagtagtgatattgctggaacaaaggacATCCACATTTTTTTGTgttcctttgggcataattctggattgctctccagaaaagttggatggcTTCAAAGCTCCacccacaatgtattagtgtcctagatttcccacagcccttacaacgatgatcattatcctttcgtgtcatattggtcagtctgagaggtgtgaggtggtacctcaaagatactttcatttgcattcctctaataagtaatgatttagagcaatttttcatatgact includes:
- the LOC141504052 gene encoding heterogeneous nuclear ribonucleoprotein H-like, with product MMLSTECGEGFVVKVRGLPWSCLANEVQCFFSECKIQNGASGIRFIYTREGRPSGEAFVELESEDEVKLALKKDRETMGHRYVEVFKSNNAEMDWVLKHTGPNSPDTANDGFVRLRGLPFGCSKEEIVQFFSGLEIMPNGITLLVDFQGRSTGEALVQFASQEIAEKALKKHKERIGHRYIEIFKSSRAEVRTHYDPPRKLMAMQRPGPYDRPRAGRGYNSIGRGAGFERMRRGAYGRGYGGYDDYNGYNDGYGFGSDRFGRDLNYCFSGMSDHRYGDGGSTFQSTTGHCVHMRGLPYRGTENDIYNFFSTLNPVRVHIEIGPDGRVTGESDVEFATHEDAVAAMSKEKANMQHRYVELFLNSTAGASSGAYEHRYVELFLNSTAGASGGAYGSQMMGDMGLSNQSSYGGPASQQLSGGYRGGYGGQSSMSRYDQVLQENSSDFQSNIA